The genome window AAATTTTAGAGATGAACTAATACTAAATCCTCCTTTAAGATACAGTTGTGTAGGATCTGAAATCTCACTACCTACAGATACAGAACTACCATTTACTTCAAGCCCCAATGTTGAAGATGTGATAGAGTAATTAGACGCTGTTGTAGTTCCCTGATCTATAATTTCACCTTCAAACACCAGATCGTATATTGGAGGGGAATCCTCTGAAGCTACGGTCTCTAATTTAACTGCCCACTGAGCAAACAATAGGTTTACATTTAGCATGCTAAAAAAGAGAAACAAAAAGTATTTCGAAAAATAAAAAAACCTTTTTACCATTGATCTTAGTATTTAAAAAATCAAATTTGAAGTATTTTACTAAACTCCGATTGCGCTCCATCCAACATCACAGCCCTAATTCGATAGTTATATATTACTCCAGTCTGGATAGCTGAATCTATAAATTCCGTATCTACAGGACTGAGCTCTTTATAAAGGCGCAAGTTTCCATCTCCCACCTGACGATAAAGCATATATTTCACAACATCTTTTCGATCATAAGCCCACCAAAGTCTAATTTCTTTTTGCATAAGGTCTAGTTTTCCACTGAATTGACTAATAGCAGCCCGAATTTTATTGTCAATTCGCTTCCCCCTTACAGGTTTAGCTGGTGTTGATTCATTCTTTGCTCTATCCATGACTACTAAAGTGTAATAGTAACTTTCAAAGTCTGCCATACTTTGATCATTCCAAAGTAATGAATCACCGATTGGACGAACACCAACTAAACTCCAATTTTCAGATGACTCTACCTTTTTTCTATACAATGCATAAACTGCGACATCATTGCTACTGCTTTTATACCAAGTCAAACTGACACCATCCGAGGTAGATTTCACATCCTTAAAAGTTGTTGGTGCAGGAGGAATTAAATCAGGTTTAGCCAATTGAATAATGGAACTTTTATCAGACATATTACCCACTTTATCTACTGCTGCAATCTGATAATAGATATCTGAGTTCAAAGTTTTCATACTAACGGAGTCCAAATAGTATGTTGTTGTGACCACTTTTCCATTTCTTAAGACAAACTCTTCATGCTTTTTATTCGCTCTGAAAATACTATAACCTGCTACATCTAAGTCTGGACTCTCGGTCCATTGGAGTGTCACTTTCCCTTCTCGATCAACTTTTCCTCTAAAGTCTACTGGTATTTGTGGAGGGATACTATCAACCATAGTCACCATATAAGGCAAAGAATAACTGATTTGATTGGAGGAGTCTACATAAGCCAATTTGTAATAGTTACTTTGCAGAGGAGCCACATCCGTATAATGCGTAGATTTGTTTGATAAATTTTTAGCTATTGGTATATACTGGTCTTCTGCACTTGACGCTCTATAAATCTCTTGATGATGAATCAAATTCCTTTGATCTTTGGGCAATTCCCATTCAATTCGGACTTGCTTGTTATCCTCGTTTACAACTTCTTGAATAATTGGTATTGCTGTAAGCTCTTTAGATGCTTTGATGGTTACTACCCTAGATGACGGTCCAATATCTCCAAAAGCATCTACACCTAAGACTCTGTATTTATAGGTCT of Sediminitomix flava contains these proteins:
- a CDS encoding fibronectin type III domain-containing protein, whose product is MLGTNSYAQEDTPSAIMVRSKTDGESIKLRWAPSNPSLWWFTNQYGYKLERVTLYRDGKSIQPETKVLADTLKPLSVEEWAEVIHDSNLFGVAAQSIYGEDVTMDNNLSQVDMVTVINTVKEREMRFAFALSAADQSIRVAEYSGLYYEDHSANSNETYLYRVISNVPNHLEMAAPGVVVTGLAEVKNLPKVQEVQAQYRNGMVEVSWNQELSVFNYIGFWIERSDDKGKSFHKIHSNPIVNTFDETKISTRYLVKMDSVPLNYQTYKYRVLGVDAFGDIGPSSRVVTIKASKELTAIPIIQEVVNEDNKQVRIEWELPKDQRNLIHHQEIYRASSAEDQYIPIAKNLSNKSTHYTDVAPLQSNYYKLAYVDSSNQISYSLPYMVTMVDSIPPQIPVDFRGKVDREGKVTLQWTESPDLDVAGYSIFRANKKHEEFVLRNGKVVTTTYYLDSVSMKTLNSDIYYQIAAVDKVGNMSDKSSIIQLAKPDLIPPAPTTFKDVKSTSDGVSLTWYKSSSNDVAVYALYRKKVESSENWSLVGVRPIGDSLLWNDQSMADFESYYYTLVVMDRAKNESTPAKPVRGKRIDNKIRAAISQFSGKLDLMQKEIRLWWAYDRKDVVKYMLYRQVGDGNLRLYKELSPVDTEFIDSAIQTGVIYNYRIRAVMLDGAQSEFSKILQI